In Planktothrix serta PCC 8927, a single genomic region encodes these proteins:
- the rpsE gene encoding 30S ribosomal protein S5 → MAEQQQRRNSKKGSRTKEKEVEWQERVVQIRRVTKVVKGGKKLSFRAVVIVGNEKGQVGVGVGKAADVIGAVRKGVADGRKNVVEVPLTKANSIPHPVNGAGGGAQVMMRPAAPGTGVIAGGAVRTVLELAGVRNILAKQLGSSNPLNNARATINALQSLRTFADVAKERGIPIEHLYA, encoded by the coding sequence ATGGCAGAGCAGCAACAGCGGCGCAACAGCAAAAAAGGTAGCCGCACCAAAGAAAAAGAAGTCGAGTGGCAGGAACGGGTTGTCCAAATCCGTCGTGTGACTAAAGTGGTAAAAGGCGGTAAAAAACTCAGCTTTCGGGCTGTGGTGATTGTCGGCAATGAAAAAGGCCAAGTCGGTGTCGGTGTCGGTAAAGCCGCCGATGTGATTGGAGCCGTGAGAAAAGGGGTCGCTGACGGTCGTAAAAACGTTGTCGAGGTTCCCTTAACCAAAGCTAATTCAATTCCCCATCCCGTCAACGGTGCAGGAGGAGGCGCTCAAGTCATGATGCGTCCGGCTGCTCCAGGGACAGGGGTAATTGCCGGGGGAGCCGTGCGTACCGTTTTAGAACTGGCTGGCGTTCGCAATATCTTAGCGAAACAACTCGGTTCTAGCAACCCTCTGAATAATGCCAGAGCCACAATTAACGCTTTGCAATCATTACGAACCTTCGCGGATGTTGCCAAAGAGCGGGGAATTCCCATTGAGCATCTTTACGCTTAA
- the rplR gene encoding 50S ribosomal protein L18: MKLTRQESRDRRHRRVRVKVFGTAERPRLAVFRSNQHIYVQVIDDTKQHTLAAASTVEPGFKSEDLSASSCDASVKIGQLIAERAVAKGIKKVVFDRGGYIYHGRVKALADAAREAGLDF; encoded by the coding sequence ATGAAACTAACTCGTCAAGAATCCCGCGATCGTCGTCATCGGCGAGTTCGGGTTAAGGTGTTTGGAACGGCTGAACGGCCAAGATTAGCGGTGTTTCGCTCCAACCAGCATATTTATGTGCAGGTGATTGATGATACGAAACAGCATACTTTAGCAGCCGCTTCTACTGTCGAACCCGGTTTTAAATCGGAAGATTTATCAGCCTCAAGCTGCGATGCTTCGGTGAAAATCGGTCAATTAATTGCTGAACGCGCGGTCGCTAAGGGGATCAAAAAAGTGGTTTTTGATCGGGGCGGATATATCTATCACGGCCGCGTCAAAGCCTTAGCTGATGCAGCCCGAGAAGCTGGCTTAGACTTCTAA
- the rplF gene encoding 50S ribosomal protein L6, with translation MSRIGKRPISVPKQVTLTINGQEVTVKGPKGELSRVLPPEVVVEQEGETVNVKRASESRTARQRHGLCRTLVSNMVEGVSNGFERRLEIQGVGYRAAVQGTNLILNVGYSKPVEIIPPEGIRVAVENNTNVIISGIDKEIVGNTAARVRAVRPPEPYKGKGIRYQGEVVRRKAGKTGKGGKK, from the coding sequence ATGTCTAGAATTGGTAAACGTCCAATTTCTGTACCCAAGCAAGTCACCCTCACCATTAATGGTCAAGAGGTTACGGTTAAAGGCCCCAAGGGTGAACTCTCGCGTGTACTCCCCCCGGAAGTGGTGGTGGAACAGGAAGGAGAAACCGTCAATGTCAAACGGGCTTCCGAGTCTCGCACCGCTCGTCAGCGTCATGGTCTGTGTCGAACCCTGGTTTCCAATATGGTTGAAGGGGTTTCCAATGGCTTTGAACGTCGCTTAGAAATCCAAGGGGTCGGTTATCGTGCAGCCGTGCAAGGTACAAACCTGATTTTAAACGTGGGTTACAGCAAACCTGTGGAAATCATACCCCCGGAAGGTATTCGCGTTGCTGTTGAAAACAACACTAACGTCATTATTAGCGGGATTGACAAAGAAATTGTCGGTAATACCGCAGCCCGCGTTCGTGCTGTACGTCCCCCAGAACCCTATAAGGGTAAAGGCATTCGTTATCAAGGCGAAGTGGTCAGACGCAAAGCTGGTAAAACTGGTAAGGGTGGGAAAAAATAA
- the rpsH gene encoding 30S ribosomal protein S8: MAANDTIADMLTRIRNSCMARHQTTQIPATKMTRSIAQVLKHEGFIADFEETGEGIKKFLVVSLKYNSKTKAPTIQKLQRVSRPGLRVYRNRKELPRVLGGIGVAIISTSHGVMTDREARRQGLGGEVLCYIW; the protein is encoded by the coding sequence ATGGCGGCAAACGATACCATTGCGGATATGTTGACGCGCATTCGCAATTCTTGCATGGCGCGGCATCAAACTACACAAATTCCTGCTACAAAAATGACTCGTAGTATTGCCCAAGTTCTAAAACACGAAGGCTTTATTGCAGATTTTGAAGAAACAGGCGAAGGCATTAAAAAATTCTTGGTTGTCTCTCTCAAGTACAACTCCAAAACCAAGGCTCCCACCATTCAAAAATTACAGCGAGTCAGCCGACCGGGTTTGCGAGTGTATCGCAACCGCAAAGAACTCCCTCGCGTATTAGGTGGTATTGGCGTGGCGATTATTTCCACGTCTCATGGTGTAATGACTGACCGCGAAGCTCGACGCCAAGGACTTGGTGGTGAAGTGCTTTGTTACATTTGGTAG
- the rplE gene encoding 50S ribosomal protein L5: MVAKLKTVYLDKIVPKMMEQFHYENIHQVPKIVKVTINRGLGEASQNAKALESSISELAVITGQKPVVTRAKKAIAGFKIRKGMPVGVMVTLRSERMYAFLDRLINLSLPRIRDFRGVSGKSFDGRGNYSLGVREQLIFPEISYDSIDQIRGLDIAIVTSAKTDEEGRALLKEMGMPFRDN; this comes from the coding sequence ATGGTAGCTAAACTCAAGACTGTCTACTTGGACAAAATCGTCCCCAAAATGATGGAGCAATTCCACTATGAGAATATCCATCAAGTTCCTAAGATTGTTAAAGTCACTATCAACCGGGGTTTAGGCGAAGCTTCTCAAAACGCCAAAGCTTTAGAGTCCTCCATTAGTGAATTGGCGGTAATTACGGGACAAAAACCCGTGGTTACACGAGCCAAAAAAGCCATTGCGGGGTTCAAAATTCGCAAAGGAATGCCCGTTGGTGTGATGGTAACTCTACGTTCAGAACGGATGTATGCCTTCTTAGACCGACTGATCAATTTATCCCTGCCTCGGATTCGTGACTTTCGGGGTGTTAGTGGCAAAAGTTTTGATGGTCGGGGTAACTACAGTTTGGGTGTCCGAGAACAACTGATCTTTCCTGAAATTAGTTATGACAGTATTGATCAAATTCGAGGCTTAGATATTGCAATTGTCACCTCAGCTAAAACCGATGAAGAAGGGCGAGCCTTGCTCAAAGAAATGGGAATGCCCTTCCGGGACAACTGA
- the rplX gene encoding 50S ribosomal protein L24 produces the protein MSKKTTSDRPERYKMHVKKGDTVQVITGSDKGKVGEILRVLPKASKVVVKEVNVRTKHVKPRQEGESGRIMTFEAPIHSSNVMLYSTKENVASRVSYTFTEDGRKVRMLKKTGEIID, from the coding sequence ATGTCCAAAAAAACCACATCCGATCGACCCGAACGTTATAAAATGCACGTTAAAAAAGGTGACACTGTGCAAGTGATTACCGGGAGCGATAAGGGGAAAGTCGGAGAAATCCTGCGGGTTCTACCCAAAGCCAGTAAAGTCGTGGTCAAGGAAGTTAACGTCAGAACTAAGCACGTTAAACCCCGCCAAGAAGGCGAATCTGGCAGAATTATGACCTTTGAAGCTCCGATTCATAGTTCTAACGTGATGCTGTATTCCACCAAAGAAAACGTAGCCAGTCGGGTGTCTTACACCTTTACTGAAGACGGACGCAAGGTGAGAATGCTGAAAAAAACGGGTGAAATTATTGATTAA
- the rplN gene encoding 50S ribosomal protein L14, translating to MIQVQTILNVADNSGARKLMCIRVLKGGNCRYGGIGDVIIAVVKDAIPNMAVKKSDVVRAVIVRTRHSLRRDSGMSIRFDDNAAVIINADGNPRGTRVFGPVARELRDKNFTKIVSLAPEVL from the coding sequence ATGATTCAAGTCCAAACGATCCTCAATGTTGCTGATAATAGCGGTGCACGAAAATTAATGTGTATTCGCGTTTTAAAAGGCGGCAACTGTCGCTATGGTGGAATCGGCGATGTCATCATTGCGGTGGTCAAGGATGCTATTCCCAATATGGCGGTGAAAAAATCCGATGTGGTTCGGGCTGTCATTGTCCGTACTCGTCATAGTTTACGTCGGGATAGCGGCATGAGCATTCGGTTTGATGACAATGCGGCTGTGATTATTAACGCAGATGGTAATCCCAGAGGTACTCGTGTATTTGGCCCTGTAGCGCGGGAACTACGGGATAAAAATTTCACGAAAATTGTTTCTCTTGCACCGGAGGTTCTTTAA
- the rpsQ gene encoding 30S ribosomal protein S17, whose amino-acid sequence MAVKERVGLVVSNKMDKTVVVTVENRSPHPKYGKIVVKTKRYKAHDENNQCQEGDRVRISETRPLSKTKRWNVVEILSGSGKTNL is encoded by the coding sequence ATGGCAGTAAAAGAAAGAGTTGGCTTAGTCGTTAGTAACAAGATGGATAAAACAGTGGTTGTGACGGTCGAAAACCGTTCTCCCCATCCTAAATACGGCAAAATTGTCGTTAAAACTAAACGATATAAAGCCCACGACGAAAACAACCAATGTCAAGAAGGGGATCGAGTTCGGATTTCCGAAACTCGCCCTTTAAGTAAAACAAAACGCTGGAATGTGGTCGAAATCCTAAGCGGTAGTGGAAAAACTAATCTGTAG
- the rpmC gene encoding 50S ribosomal protein L29 has product MSFPKIEEARQLNDEELSQQILEVKKQLANLRLLKATGRLEKPHEFKHTRHRLAQLKTVERERQLQGE; this is encoded by the coding sequence ATGTCTTTTCCTAAAATCGAAGAAGCGAGACAGTTAAATGATGAAGAACTGTCCCAGCAAATCTTAGAAGTCAAAAAACAACTGGCTAACCTCCGTTTACTGAAAGCGACAGGGCGTTTAGAAAAACCCCATGAGTTTAAGCATACGCGCCATCGTTTAGCTCAATTAAAAACGGTGGAACGGGAGCGCCAATTGCAGGGGGAGTAA
- the rplP gene encoding 50S ribosomal protein L16, with protein sequence MLSPRRTKFRKQQRGRMRGLATRGNDLNFGDFALQALEPCWITSRQIEAARRAMTRYIRRGGKIWIRIFPDKPVTMRAAETRMGSGKGAPEYWVAVVKPGRVLFEIAGVSEEIAREAMRLAAFKLPIKTKFIARSVEEEAL encoded by the coding sequence ATGTTAAGTCCCAGAAGAACAAAGTTCCGCAAACAACAGCGGGGTCGCATGAGAGGTCTAGCGACTCGCGGTAATGATCTAAACTTCGGTGATTTTGCACTGCAAGCTTTAGAACCCTGTTGGATTACCTCTCGCCAAATTGAAGCGGCTCGTCGAGCGATGACTCGTTATATTCGTCGGGGTGGCAAAATTTGGATTCGGATTTTCCCAGATAAACCTGTAACCATGCGGGCGGCTGAAACCCGGATGGGTTCTGGGAAAGGAGCACCTGAATATTGGGTGGCTGTGGTCAAACCCGGTCGGGTGTTGTTTGAAATTGCTGGGGTTTCGGAAGAAATTGCCCGGGAAGCGATGCGGTTAGCGGCGTTTAAATTACCGATTAAAACCAAATTTATTGCCCGTTCCGTTGAGGAAGAAGCTCTGTAA
- the rpsC gene encoding 30S ribosomal protein S3: protein MGQKIHPVGFRLGITQEHRSRWFADSKQYPELLQEDYTIREFVRKELHNAGISKVRIERKADQIDLEVQTARPGVVVGRGGTGIESLRLGLQKKLGNNRQIRINVVEVARVDADATLIGEYIAQQLEKRVSFRRVVRQAITRAQKAGIEGIKIQVSGRLNGAEIARTEWTREGRVPLHTLRADIDYAYCTALTIYGILGVKVWVFKGEIIPGQEEVAASPTTQPRRNRQPRRQKYDDRSNEG, encoded by the coding sequence ATGGGACAAAAAATTCATCCTGTTGGGTTTCGACTGGGAATTACCCAAGAGCACAGATCCCGTTGGTTTGCTGATTCTAAACAGTATCCTGAACTGTTACAGGAAGACTATACGATTCGGGAGTTTGTTCGCAAAGAACTGCATAACGCTGGGATTTCCAAAGTCCGAATTGAACGCAAAGCGGATCAAATTGATTTAGAAGTCCAAACGGCTAGACCCGGTGTTGTGGTTGGTCGTGGGGGTACAGGGATTGAATCTCTGCGCCTAGGCCTCCAGAAAAAACTGGGTAATAATCGCCAAATTCGGATCAACGTTGTAGAAGTGGCACGGGTTGATGCCGATGCTACTTTGATTGGTGAATATATCGCCCAACAACTGGAAAAACGGGTTTCCTTCCGTCGGGTGGTGCGTCAGGCGATTACGCGGGCGCAGAAGGCTGGAATTGAAGGGATCAAAATCCAGGTAAGTGGTCGGTTGAATGGGGCAGAAATTGCCCGGACAGAATGGACACGCGAAGGTAGAGTCCCTCTGCATACCCTGCGGGCTGATATTGACTACGCCTACTGTACGGCGTTGACAATTTACGGCATTCTGGGTGTTAAAGTTTGGGTCTTTAAGGGAGAGATTATTCCGGGACAGGAAGAGGTCGCTGCCTCACCGACGACTCAACCCCGTCGTAATCGGCAACCTCGTCGTCAAAAATATGACGACCGTTCTAACGAAGGATAA
- the rplV gene encoding 50S ribosomal protein L22 gives MAIDTSSEVKAIARYIRMSPFKVRRVLDQIRGRSYREALIILEFMPYRACEPILKVLRSAVANAEHNSGLDPKDLVISQAYADQGPCIKRFRPRAQGRAYQIRKPTCHIIVAVAPQADS, from the coding sequence ATGGCTATAGATACTAGCTCCGAAGTAAAAGCGATCGCCCGTTACATTCGGATGTCACCCTTCAAGGTACGACGAGTTTTGGATCAGATTCGGGGACGATCCTACCGAGAAGCTTTGATCATTTTGGAATTCATGCCCTATCGGGCTTGTGAACCGATTCTCAAGGTTTTGCGCTCGGCGGTTGCTAACGCCGAACACAATTCTGGCTTAGATCCAAAGGATTTAGTGATTTCTCAGGCTTACGCCGATCAAGGGCCTTGCATTAAACGGTTTAGACCTCGCGCCCAAGGCCGTGCCTACCAAATTCGCAAGCCGACTTGTCATATTATTGTTGCTGTGGCCCCTCAAGCGGATAGCTAA
- the rpsS gene encoding 30S ribosomal protein S19, whose product MSRSLKKGPFVADHLLSKVEKLNAKGEKQVIKTWSRASTIIPQMVGHTIAVHNGRQHVPVFVTEQMVGHKLGEFAPTRTFRGHAKSDKKARR is encoded by the coding sequence ATGTCTCGTTCACTCAAAAAAGGCCCATTTGTAGCGGATCATCTCCTGAGCAAAGTTGAAAAATTAAATGCCAAGGGAGAGAAACAAGTGATCAAAACGTGGTCAAGGGCATCCACGATCATCCCCCAAATGGTGGGTCATACGATCGCCGTCCATAACGGCAGACAACACGTTCCTGTGTTCGTTACTGAACAAATGGTTGGTCATAAATTAGGAGAATTTGCTCCCACTCGTACCTTCCGAGGTCACGCTAAAAGTGATAAAAAAGCCCGCCGTTAG